From the Pocillopora verrucosa isolate sample1 chromosome 11, ASM3666991v2, whole genome shotgun sequence genome, the window TTTTGACCTCATCTTCAAAATTTTGTGTTCACAGAAAAGTCCAAAGACTACGATTTGAAATTCCTGGCAAAAAGTTTGTCCAACAACGTAAGCATGGCCATTTCGAATGAGCCCATTAATGCCTTGACGTTTTGCATCTGGTTTCAAACAACTCAGTCAGGATCATTTGGGCTTGTAGGCGGCGACCTTGATCTAATTTGTGATGAATATTCGCAGtgcaacttctccttaaaaGGAGTCAAAAGGTAGGAATATTAACATCTACAATAGTAAATGAAGCTAACTTTCCCTagtttagagcaattttcaacagAGCGTTAAGATTGATCCACGACTGTATTGGTTTTGCCTCACAACCCTCTTCGACTGGCCTACAGAACTCAATCCACATCTACGACAACCAATTAAATCGCTacattgttttgcttttgcttaCTCGCGTCGTGATTGGATTAATTGTTTGGCGCCAATTGATCACTCAACCAATCACCTACGAAAGTAAATCATCCCTCACACGGTTGCTCGCATTTTTTCCCTCTCTGCAGTGCTTCCGTTTTCTTCTTTCGAGTTTTCATCGGTTCTTTCTTGCGATTGGGTgtagttattttcatttcatacaGCATTGCGACACTAAATCCACATGGTCTTTATCCTATATCCACTATTTGCGCTGATTCAGTATGTTCACGATTTTTACAAGCACGTGCGGAGAAGTCTGCTGCTTGTCTACTGAGATCTTCGAAATTGTTTCGTACCACAGGGATTTTTACAGCACTCCGTTGAACAATGGGATTTGGCACAGCATCTGTATCACCTGGAAGCGGTCAACGCGCATTTGTACGGCGTACATCGacggaaaaacaaacaaacggcGCACATTTACCGGCTGCAGAGGAGACACTGAGTTTGAATTCGGACAACCATTGGTGTTGGGTCAGCTTGTGAAAAGTAAAGGAAGATTCCAAGAAGGCAACTCGTTCACTGGCAACATCAATGGAGTGAACATGTGGGATTATGCCATGGAGGAGAACGAAGTATACAATTTGGCTACAAATTGTTCGAGTCGCGTGGGCAATGTCGTAAGCTGGCCGCTTTTCAGAAATGTTCTGGAGGGCAACGTTGTGTTGACAGAAGGGTCAATTTGCAGCGGACCTGGTAAGTAATTGGTACCTTATTAGTAGAAATAGGGGACCGCTTAGAATTTATCGCctgagggggaggggtggggtggtGTTGAGAGGATTTTGGCTGTCTCACAATATAATCACCTTACCCCCCCTAAGGCTCAGTACTATTCTAATGAtgcccctcccctcctcccctcattgttattcaattttctatagtccttCCTTTATACTCTGTAAGCAACGACTGACTCCTTCCCCCTCCCACCCTCCATTGTCGAAAAGTACCAAAATCCTGCCATCCCCTCCTCCCGCAGGTGACAAATAATGAATGGTCCCCAGAGTACAGAAAGGTCATTGCAAAACATCTTATGGACTGAAACAGATAGCACAGAAGGGTCCAGTTGTTACGAAAACAATAGGGCCAAGTTGCTACGGCGTGGATACGCTCAGTGGTCATCTCTAAAAGAATTGTAGCCCATAATGTTTACGTTGCTATGAGCTCGAAAATTTAAAGGAATGATactggaaaacttttaaacacAAGGAATCATGCCGATTTTGATTTGAGAAGAGACCCTGAATCCAGACTAGGACAGGAGTCCATTACTAATGCGCTCCTGACTAGAAGTAGTTTGTCCTTTTTCGCGAAATCTGTCGCGCGAGTTAAAAAACTCAgcgaaaaaattgattttaatgcGCCGCGCGATACTCTGGGAGTGAGTTTTCGGCCGTTTTACCGCCAGATTTCTGCACGGCGCACTAGTATCAATGATCACATATCATAGGCTTGGATGGCAAATATGCACGCACAACCCCACAGGCGCTATGAGATGTTggggatgtcacgcaacgacGCAGCGAAGAGCCTCGTTGTGTTACATCTTAACAATGACATGGCAGCACACTTACCTTTTCACACGATTCATGAAGGAATTATGTTTAGAAAACGTGACTGAATGttcttcatatttttatttctttttatattttgtttaattaatttcGTTTTTCCTCTAGATCTCTCTTCCAAAGTCTCCTTGAAATTTCCAGCCATGACAGCTGTTGATCGGATAAAATATTCTGGGTCACTGCCCTCGTTCCAGGCCTTTACTCTCTGCCAGTGGACAAAACTCGTCTTCATACAGGCAGAGGCCACTTCTCTTAGTTATGCTAACAGTGAATCGCCAAACGCTCTGGTTCTCTTGCTGAGGAAAGACCTGACGATACGAATGTTTATCAACAATAAAAGGTTGTAAGTATACCTCTCAGCTCATTTTACtgtttggagaaaaagaaattgttggtGGAGTGGAGTCCGAATGACAAAGTCTGGGATTCAGGCCTGCTGGTGTCCTCGAGTCGAGTAAGAAGGGAGACAAAAAAGGAAAGTCGATCCCTTAGTTCGttccgagaaaaaaaacaaggactGCATCGATGGGCCTCCGATGCCGCGAAGGGTATTTATACACTCTGCAGATATTGAGGAGGATGCTACTGTTCCTTAATTGACTATTTTCTGTTGTCGTTTCATTTCAGACAGGCATTCAGGGCTCCCTTTCTGGACAAACACTGGCATCATGCTTGTGTCACGTGGACAAACAATGGAGGTGAATTTAAGTTTTATATAGATGGCTCATTGATGAGAGTGGTAACTGGGTACGGAAATGGGGATGTTATCCGCGGAGGCGGGATTCTTATCTTCGGTCAAGAACAGGATAACCTTGGAGGAAGTTTTGTTGCACACCAATCACTTGTCGGCTTCTTGAGTCACTTAAACCTGTGGAATTTCGTGGTGCACTCTTTCGCTCTAGTTGACATAGCAACAGGATCTGGCACAGAGAATGGGAACACTGTGGCTTGGAAAGACGTCATACGAGGTCAGGCTTACGgtcaggttgaagttgtttcCATTTCCCAGGATCCACCGAAACGTGAGTATTACTGATTGTTTGGTAGTAAGCCTGCGATCACACTCTCATTATTGATGCCGCAAGACGCGGGTTCCTACGCCCTAGGAAGATTTCAGACGAGTCGGTTAGAGGGTTCctggggtctggcactaataatgagaGCCTCAAGGACAATATTGTTCTTTTCATCATCTGCGTTCGCCCACGTACGCAGCCTCCTGATCGGTGACAGATGACAGGTTGTGTCATTTTTAGTGCCAGACCTCTTGCAGACCTTTCGTTGGTTCGTGTAGATCAAGAGCTCTAATTTCCCCCGGGCTATGAAACACTAGTACCTAGGCGCCATTAGTGACAGCCTACTTGCTAGGCCCTCATATAAGTTGCTAACATAATTTATAGTTTATTTGGAAAAACGAGCATAATTTTTTACTTGTTCATAAAAATAGCACTGCCAGCATAATAAGCATATTTTCAGTCAAGGGGAACATAATCAGAGTCATGATTTGCTCGTCCTTTTGGTTGATTtacttattttcaattttgcaaagTCTCGGGGGTAAGAAGGTTCTGCAGTTCAGTGTTGTGCTGTAGGTTTTTAAGAAGGAATTCAAAGAATACATAGTGCATGTGCAGTTGCTCTAATGATCTTCTGATAGTAATTTCATtgagaaattattttagttAGTCAAACCGGATCGTTTGTAAAGGTTTTAAGTGGCGGCGACGCCGCGGAAAAAGGGGTCGAAGCCGCGGGATGAATGGAAATTAGTAAAAATATTGGTTGTTTAAAAAGCgcgtttttcatttaatggagtGAACTCTTCGCGATGGGGGCGGGCAGATTGGGGGCGAACTTGCAATGAGGCGAGACCTCCATAAATCCACTGGCCCAATGCACATGATATCTACTTAGGATATTGCTGTTTTGTTCCAGGTCCAAATATGGACTTCAAGTATGTTTTTGCATCACAAACCAACCCATCATATGTCCAACGTTATGACGCCACGACAGACGAGACCATTGTGAAGTTCACAACGTGCGTATGGGTGTCTGTCTATCAATCAGAGATGATGACGTTGTTTACCTACAGAACAAGTGAGATGCGGAATGCCATCGGTATGCGGCCAAGGCCTAGCGATCCGAAGTCGTTCACCATCATCGTCAACAATAAATTTCTGTGAGTAAAATACCTCTCTGCTGATGTGAGTATGACTATGCTGTGACGTCACTTCCATTACGAAATCACGTGACGTTATGGCCCTTAGTTGGATTATACCTATCCCGTCTCCAGTCTCTTTCTCAAGGGAGGGAGAGAAGAGAGAGGATCAGTgtgcttattctccatactgtacgCCATATGTTTCTTaggatgctgacaaggagaatttgtataacaatcaggggtgatattgtaaggagaaattagatgattGATTCACATTTTCACTGCTTAACAGGAATGTTGACTATGACGACTTCTTTGAAGAAACTGGGTGGCAACATATTTGTGTCACGTGGGAAAATGGCGCAGGAAACTGGAAGCTATACGTCAATGGAGAAAGTGTCAAAAGTGGCTCTGGCCTTCAGCCAGGCGTGGTAGtatatataatttctttttgagtAAATGTGTCTCGTTTAGACGCGGTATTCCAATAGTTAGTTACTCCggatcgagaggtctgggttcgagtaCTGGACGGGTGTTCCTGGGTAGAACACATAACTCTCCAGTGCCTCTTTCCATTTTGGAGAGTAAATGGATGCGCGCAATTGTCAGGGAAGTGTGATGAAATATTGGGGGTTAATATTTCACTAACCTAACATCATACCAAAGGGGAAGTAGCTTCGTGGTAAGGAAAACGGGATAACGTCCTGTTCGATGGGCTGTTAAACTCGAGTACAGATTTTTCTTATAcccattttgttgttgttgttgttgtttttgcgtGTCTTACtaaaacatatatatttttgattattaggaaattaaaggaaagggTGAATTATTGCTCGGACAAAGGTACAGAACTGGCTCAGATACAATTAAACAGGAGCACGGTCTTGTCGGGGAGATCAGCCATTTGAACATTTGGAACAGGACGCTGTCTACGACGATATTGCTTGCGATGTATAGAGGATGTGATTCTACGGGAGGAAATTTTTTCGACTGGTCATCGCTCTTTTCTGGTCAGGTGGTGGGTCAAGTTACCAGGGAGACGTCGGCAGAGTGCACGTTTCCAGGTCTGTAGGTTGTCTTTGAATTGTGTGCCTTTTG encodes:
- the LOC131772311 gene encoding uncharacterized protein isoform X2 produces the protein MAISNEPINALTFCIWFQTTQSGSFGLVGGDLDLICDEYSQCNFSLKGVKRDFYSTPLNNGIWHSICITWKRSTRICTAYIDGKTNKRRTFTGCRGDTEFEFGQPLVLGQLVKSKGRFQEGNSFTGNINGVNMWDYAMEENEVYNLATNCSSRVGNVVSWPLFRNVLEGNVVLTEGSICSGPDLSSKVSLKFPAMTAVDRIKYSGSLPSFQAFTLCQWTKLVFIQAEATSLSYANSESPNALVLLLRKDLTIRMFINNKRQAFRAPFLDKHWHHACVTWTNNGGEFKFYIDGSLMRVVTGYGNGDVIRGGGILIFGQEQDNLGGSFVAHQSLVGFLSHLNLWNFVVHSFALVDIATGSGTENGNTVAWKDVIRGQAYGQVEVVSISQDPPKRPNMDFKYVFASQTNPSYVQRYDATTDETIVKFTTCVWVSVYQSEMMTLFTYRTSEMRNAIGMRPRPSDPKSFTIIVNNKFLNVDYDDFFEETGWQHICVTWENGAGNWKLYVNGESVKSGSGLQPGVEIKGKGELLLGQRYRTGSDTIKQEHGLVGEISHLNIWNRTLSTTILLAMYRGCDSTGGNFFDWSSLFSGQVVGQVTRETSAECTFPDEVISSKRNLFCEGMTKDGCSSPLYALFDGTKDSRAKKWRCYFSNALTQDNSGLLAYDYEKESSCYITIANPDFYLIT
- the LOC131772311 gene encoding uncharacterized protein isoform X1 — its product is MAISNEPINALTFCIWFQTTQSGSFGLVGGDLDLICDEYSQCNFSLKGVKRDFYSTPLNNGIWHSICITWKRSTRICTAYIDGKTNKRRTFTGCRGDTEFEFGQPLVLGQLVKSKGRFQEGNSFTGNINGVNMWDYAMEENEVYNLATNCSSRVGNVVSWPLFRNVLEGNVVLTEGSICSGPDLSSKVSLKFPAMTAVDRIKYSGSLPSFQAFTLCQWTKLVFIQAEATSLSYANSESPNALVLLLRKDLTIRMFINNKRLQAFRAPFLDKHWHHACVTWTNNGGEFKFYIDGSLMRVVTGYGNGDVIRGGGILIFGQEQDNLGGSFVAHQSLVGFLSHLNLWNFVVHSFALVDIATGSGTENGNTVAWKDVIRGQAYGQVEVVSISQDPPKRPNMDFKYVFASQTNPSYVQRYDATTDETIVKFTTCVWVSVYQSEMMTLFTYRTSEMRNAIGMRPRPSDPKSFTIIVNNKFLNVDYDDFFEETGWQHICVTWENGAGNWKLYVNGESVKSGSGLQPGVEIKGKGELLLGQRYRTGSDTIKQEHGLVGEISHLNIWNRTLSTTILLAMYRGCDSTGGNFFDWSSLFSGQVVGQVTRETSAECTFPDEVISSKRNLFCEGMTKDGCSSPLYALFDGTKDSRAKKWRCYFSNALTQDNSGLLAYDYEKESSCYITIANPDFYLIT